The following are from one region of the Juglans regia cultivar Chandler chromosome 10, Walnut 2.0, whole genome shotgun sequence genome:
- the LOC108988839 gene encoding LRR receptor-like serine/threonine-protein kinase ERL1, with amino-acid sequence MGEVVFLKWRSKKFSLCLIMAVLVLLSPIVYGLNDEGKALMLIKASFSNVANVLLDWDDVHDDDFCSWRGVFCDNTSLSVLTLNLSNLNLGGVISPAIGDLRNLQYIDLQGNKLTGQIPDELGNCASLVHLDLSENLMFGDIPFSISKLKQLELLNFKNNQLTGPIPSTLTQIPNLKTLDLARNQITGEIPRLLYWNEVLQYLGLRGNSLTGTLSPDMCQLTGLWYFDVRGNNLTGTIPESIGNCTSFEILDISYNQITGEIPYNIGFLQVATLSLQGNRLTGKIPEVIGLMQALAVLDLSENELVGPIPPILGNLSYTGKLYLHGNNLTGPIPPELGNMLKLSYLQLNDNKLVGQIPAELGKLDQLFELNLANNELEGLIPPNISFCIALNKFNVHGNHLNGSIPLGLRNLESLTYLNLSANNFKGRIPLELGHIINLDTLDLSGNNFSGPVPASVGDLEHLLTLNLSNNHLDGSLPAEFGNLRSIQIIDMSFNNFSGNIPPEFGQLQNIVSLILNNNNLNGKIPDQLTNCFSLATLNVSYNNLSGVVPPLRNFSRFSPDSFIGNPLLCGNWLGSISGPYVPKSRVLFSRAAVICMTLGFITLLSTVIVAIYKSNQPKQLTKGSKGTRHGHPTLVILHMDMAIHTFDDIMRITENLSEKYVIGYGASSTVYKCVLKNSRPIAIKRIYNQYPNNVREFETELQTIGSIRHRNLVSLHGYALSPYGNLLFYDYMENGSLWDLLHGPSKKVKLDWEARLNIAVGVAQGLSYLHHDCNPRIIHRDVKSSNILLDENFEAHLSDFGIAKCISTTKTHASTYVLGTIGYIDPEYARTSRLNEKSDVYSYGIVLLELLTGKKAVDNESNLHQLIMSKADDNTVMEAVDPEVSVTCIDLAHVRKTFQLALLCTKRNPSERPAMHEVARVLVSLLPTHLGKPCVEPPDTIDYAQFMIDKGQQQLKMQQLPVQQDKNSSDAQWFVRFGEVISKNTL; translated from the exons GAAAAGCGCTAATGTTGATCAAGGCCTCGTTTAGCAACGTAGCGAACGTTTTGCTTGACTGGGACGACGTGCACGACGACGATTTCTGTTCCTGGCGCGGCGTCTTTTGTGACAACACCAGCCTCTCTGTGCTTACTCT GAATCTATCTAATTTGAACCTGGGTGGAGTGATTTCGCCGGCAATTGGTGATTTGAGAAACTTGCAATACAT AGACTTGCAGGGGAATAAGCTTACTGGTCAAATACCGGACGAACTTGGGAACTGTGCTTCTCTTGTGCATCT GGATTTATCTGAGAATTTGATGTTTGGGGACATACCCTTTTCGATATCTAAGCTTAAGCAGCTTGAGCTTTT GAATTTTAAGAACAATCAACTGACTGGTCCCATCCCGTCAACTCTAACCCAGAttccaaatctcaaaactct cgACCTTGCCCGGAACCAGATTACTGGGGAGATACCAAGACTTCTGTATTGGAATGAAGTACTACAATACCT GGGGCTACGTGGAAATTCTTTAACTGGAACACTTTCACCTGATATGTGTCAATTAACTGGCCTGTGGTATTT TGATGTTAGAGGCAATAATCTCACTGGTACAATCCCAGAAAGTATTGGGAACTGCACAAGTTTTGAAATCTT GGATATATCCTACAATCAGATAACCGGGGAGATTCCATACAATATTGGATTCTTACAAGTGGCCACTCT GTCCCTGCAAGGAAATAGACTAACGGGGAAGATCCCAGAGGTGATTGGTCTGATGCAGGCCCTTGCCGTTCT GGATTTGAGTGAGAATGAACTCGTTGGGCCAATACCACCAATACTTGGCAACTTGTCGTACACGGGCAAACT GTACCTCCATGGTAACAACCTCACTGGTCCAATTCCTCCAGAGCTTGGCAATATGTTAAAACTTAGCTACCT GCAACTGAACGACAACAAACTGGTTGGGCAGATTCCTGCTGAACTTGGGAAGCTGGACCAGTTGTTTGAATT GAATCTTGCCAACAATGAGCTTGAAGGACTGATTCCACCCAACATAAGCTTCTGTATAGCATTGAATAAATT CAATGTGCATGGTAATCACCTAAATGGATCAATCCCTTTGGGTTTGCGCAATCTAGAGAGCTTGACTTATCT AAATCTATCGGCTAACAATTTCAAAGGCAGGATTCCGCTAGAGCTTGGACACATCATTAATCTTGATACACT TGATCTCTCTGGCAACAACTTCTCTGGACCTGTTCCAGCTTCAGTTGGTGACTTGGAGCACCTTCTCACCCT GAATTTGAGTAACAATCATCTTGATGGGTCTCTGCCAGCTGAATTTGGCAACCTCAGAAGTATACAGATTAT TGACATGTCATTCAATAATTTCTCTGGTAACATCCCTCCAGAGTTCGGTCAGCTGCAGAATATTGTCTCTCT GATTCTTAACAACAACAACTTGAATGGAAAAATTCCTGATCAACTAACAAATTGTTTCAGCCTGGCTACTCT GAATGTCTCTTACAATAATTTATCGGGAGTTGTACCTCCTTTGAGGAACTTCTCACGGTTTTCACCTGACAG CTTCATAGGGAATCCATTATTATGTGGCAACTGGTTGGGATCAATAAGTGGACCTTATGTGCCAAAATCCAGAG TGCTTTTCTCTAGAGCTGCGGTTATTTGTATGACACTGGGCTTCATTACATTATTGTCCACGGTGATAGTTGCTATCTACAAATCCAACCAACCAAAGCAATTGACAAAGGGATCTAAAGGGACCAGACATG gtcATCCCACGCTTGTCATTCTTCACATGGATATGGCTATTCACACCTTTGATGATATAATGAGAATCACGGAGAATCTGAGTGAGAAGTATGTTATAGGATATGGTGCTTCTAGCACGGTTTACAAGTGCGTCTTGAAGAATTCCCGACCAATTGCAATTAAGCGAATTTACAACCAATATCCAAACAATGTGCGAGAATTTGAGACTGAACTTCAAACCATTGGTAGCATCCGACACAGAAACCTGGTCAGCCTACATGGATATGCCCTGTCTCCCTATGGAAACCTCCTCTTCTATGACTACATGGAAAACGGTTCTCTATGGGATCTCCTTCATG GACCATCAAAGAAAGTTAAACTTGATTGGGAGGCGCGACTGAATATAGCTGTTGGGGTTGCTCAGGGACTTTCTTATCTTCATCATGATTGCAACCCCCGAATTATACACAGGGATGTTAAGTCCTCAAATATCCTGCTGGACGAGAATTTTGAGGCTCATCTCTCTGATTTTGGGATTGCCAAATGCATCTCAACTACAAAAACTCACGCATCCACTTACGTTCTTGGAACAATTGGCTACATTGACCCAGAGTATGCCCGAACCTCCCGACTCAATGAAAAATCAGATGTTTATAGCTATGGCATTGTTCTCCTGGAGCTACTTACTGGGAAGAAGGCAGTGGACAATGAATCAAACTTACACCAACTG ATAATGTCCAAGGCAGATGATAATACAGTAATGGAGGCTGTTGATCCCGAGGTTTCTGTGACATGCATAGATTTAGCCCATGTCAGAAAGACCTTCCAACTTGCTTTGCTATGCACGAAGCGGAACCCTTCTGAGAGGCCAGCCATGCATGAGGTAGCTAGGGTTCTGGTCTCCCTGCTTCCAACTCATCTTGGGAAACCTTGTGTTGAACCACCAGATACCATTGACTATGCTCAATTCATGATTGACAAGGGGCAACAACAATTGAAAATGCAGCAGCTGCCGGTTCAGCAGGATAAAAATTCTTCTGATGCTCAGTGGTTTGTTCGGTTTGGTGAAGTTATATCTAAGAACACCCTATGA